Proteins encoded within one genomic window of Balneolaceae bacterium:
- a CDS encoding cation:proton antiporter has product MAEHFLISITSIFVFGIGAQWIAWRFHLPAILLLLISGILAGPVFGLLDPDALMGDLFTPFISISVAIILFEGGLSLRFSELKDSGGVIGNLVSIGVLITWVVISLSSYLILDFGLELSILLGAILVVTGPTVIIPLLRQVRPSGQVGSILKWEGIVIDPIGAMLAVLVFEVILTTGVSSATSAILMSIVKTIFLGTLCGLAGAGIIYFILKKHMLPDFLQNPVSLMIVVLVFTVSNEFQHESGLWATTLMGIVLANQKAAYIHHIIEFKENLRVLLLSALFILLAARVELSELLAHLNWNVLAFLGIIILIARPLSVYVSTMFSNINWKEKLFLSWMAPRGVVAASISSIFAISLAQNGFEQANQLVPIVFIVIIFTVAIYGLPAAWVARKLGVAKPVPKGVLILGAKDWSILVAKKLKEEGVKVLMADANLSNATQARSEDVDTFHGNVLSEFALDDINLDGIGKMVAFTPNDEVNSLATLRFSDILGRSNVFQLPANNKRNEENDEVSDHLSGRILFDRDFNYTYLANRIRSEDDLQITKLTGDYTFSDFKSGDEKKGQKIPLFHITSNNELHPVTIDYPNIPTKDDKIIYIRLE; this is encoded by the coding sequence ATGGCTGAACATTTTCTTATTTCCATAACAAGTATTTTTGTTTTTGGAATTGGTGCGCAGTGGATCGCCTGGCGGTTTCATCTGCCGGCTATACTTTTGCTGCTTATTTCAGGTATCTTGGCCGGACCGGTATTTGGCCTGCTTGACCCGGATGCCCTTATGGGCGACCTCTTCACACCCTTTATATCGATTTCTGTTGCCATTATTCTTTTTGAAGGCGGGCTGAGTCTTCGTTTCTCCGAGCTGAAAGATTCAGGTGGTGTGATCGGAAACCTGGTTAGTATTGGCGTTTTGATTACTTGGGTTGTGATTTCACTGTCATCTTACCTGATTTTAGATTTCGGGCTGGAACTCTCAATACTCCTGGGCGCCATCCTGGTTGTTACAGGCCCCACAGTCATCATTCCATTGTTGAGACAAGTTCGCCCATCAGGCCAGGTTGGGTCGATATTGAAATGGGAAGGGATTGTGATTGATCCTATTGGTGCTATGCTCGCTGTTCTGGTTTTTGAAGTGATTTTAACAACTGGTGTAAGTTCTGCCACCAGTGCCATTCTGATGAGTATTGTTAAAACCATTTTCCTGGGTACACTCTGTGGATTAGCGGGCGCGGGAATCATCTACTTTATACTAAAAAAACACATGCTGCCCGATTTTCTGCAAAACCCGGTCAGCCTGATGATTGTAGTGTTAGTGTTTACCGTTTCAAATGAGTTTCAACATGAATCAGGATTATGGGCCACCACCCTTATGGGCATTGTTCTCGCTAATCAGAAGGCCGCTTACATCCATCACATTATTGAATTCAAAGAAAACCTCAGGGTTCTGCTGCTCTCAGCTCTGTTTATCCTTTTGGCTGCGCGGGTTGAGTTGTCGGAGTTGTTAGCGCATCTCAACTGGAATGTATTGGCTTTTCTCGGCATCATTATTTTGATAGCCCGCCCGCTCTCCGTCTATGTATCAACCATGTTTTCAAACATAAACTGGAAAGAGAAACTGTTTCTTTCCTGGATGGCGCCGCGCGGAGTTGTTGCTGCGTCTATCTCCTCCATTTTTGCAATCAGCCTGGCACAAAACGGCTTTGAGCAGGCCAATCAATTAGTGCCCATTGTGTTCATCGTCATTATTTTTACTGTTGCTATTTATGGCTTACCGGCCGCGTGGGTGGCACGAAAACTGGGAGTTGCTAAACCTGTTCCCAAAGGAGTTCTTATTCTTGGTGCAAAAGATTGGTCTATTTTGGTCGCCAAAAAACTGAAAGAGGAAGGGGTAAAAGTGTTGATGGCAGACGCCAACCTGAGCAATGCGACCCAGGCACGTTCTGAAGATGTTGATACATTCCATGGTAATGTCTTGTCTGAATTTGCTCTCGATGATATAAATCTGGACGGAATTGGCAAAATGGTGGCGTTCACTCCAAACGATGAGGTCAACTCGCTGGCCACACTTCGGTTTAGTGATATACTGGGGCGTTCCAACGTTTTTCAATTACCGGCAAACAATAAAAGAAACGAAGAGAATGATGAAGTATCCGATCATCTCAGCGGTCGTATTCTTTTCGATAGAGATTTCAATTACACATACTTAGCAAATCGGATCCGGTCTGAAGATGATCTGCAGATAACAAAACTAACCGGCGATTATACATTTTCAGATTTCAAAAGTGGAGATGAAAAAAAGGGGCAAAAAATCCCGCTCTTTCATATTACCTCAAATAATGAATTGCATCCGGTTACAATTGACTACCCGAATATCCCCACAAAAGATGATAAGATAATTTATATTCGATTGGAGTAA
- a CDS encoding amino acid permease has translation MAKINKNKRLKKQLKLFDVYAISTGAMFSSGFFLLPGLAAAQTGPSVILAYFVAGILILPAMFSVAELSTAMPRAGGAYYFIDRSLGPLFGTVGGIGSWLALIFKSAFALIGMGAYIAIFIDLPIVPVALTLTIVFGITNIVGAKESSWLQNVLVATLVSILFFYVFQGMFAVVNVDFFDVLRSEFSPFFQFGAQGFFATIGFVFVSYAGLTKVASVSEEVQDPDRNIPMGMMLSLATATFIYVVGVFIMVMLLDPEALHSDLTPVATAGEVFMNWLPGEVGLILVVVAAIAAFASTANAGIMSAARYPLAMGRDQLIPKVFSELGRFGTPTVATLSTVGAMLLLILLFNVESVAKLASAFQLMLFGILNVCVIVMRESEIEGYDPGFKSPWYPYMQIAGLFISGFLIAEMGFLSIAFTLVIATVSVIWYFSYAQDKVVREGAIYHVHARLGKYQYEGLEREMRGIMREKGLRKEDPYEKAIGHSLVFDLVDPISVSSVTDMVCSMMAERADISKKSLVDMFSQNTDDNIISVGNSTALKHVRIDSDIDTEVALIRLQNGLDTENDAKENNKIHCLIYLVSSTEKSGQHLRILAHLAEMIDNPDFKKRWLKAKDEVELREILLRDERFINITVKKNSKTETIIGKQVKELDVLLPGESLITMIKRKGELIFPHGNTVFQENDELSIIGEKEDIEEIKRHTELGQDNRRSME, from the coding sequence GTGGCAAAAATAAATAAGAATAAAAGGCTTAAAAAACAGCTAAAACTCTTTGATGTGTATGCCATCAGTACCGGTGCTATGTTTAGTTCCGGTTTCTTCCTGTTGCCGGGGCTGGCGGCAGCTCAAACAGGTCCGTCGGTTATTTTGGCTTACTTTGTTGCCGGTATATTAATTTTACCGGCCATGTTTAGTGTTGCCGAGCTGTCTACAGCTATGCCGCGGGCAGGGGGTGCCTATTATTTCATTGACAGAAGTCTCGGTCCGCTGTTTGGAACGGTTGGAGGTATTGGCTCCTGGCTTGCGCTTATCTTTAAAAGTGCATTTGCTTTGATTGGAATGGGGGCATACATCGCTATTTTTATCGATTTGCCAATCGTACCGGTCGCACTGACTCTTACGATCGTTTTTGGAATAACAAATATTGTAGGTGCTAAAGAGAGCAGCTGGCTGCAGAATGTTCTTGTAGCAACACTCGTAAGTATCCTGTTTTTCTATGTATTCCAGGGAATGTTTGCAGTTGTAAACGTGGATTTTTTTGATGTTTTACGTAGTGAGTTCAGTCCTTTTTTCCAGTTTGGTGCCCAGGGATTTTTTGCAACTATCGGCTTTGTGTTTGTATCGTATGCCGGTTTAACAAAAGTGGCCAGTGTATCAGAAGAGGTGCAAGACCCCGATCGGAATATTCCGATGGGTATGATGCTCTCGCTGGCAACAGCGACGTTTATCTACGTGGTTGGAGTATTTATCATGGTTATGTTGCTTGATCCGGAAGCTCTTCATTCAGACTTAACACCCGTAGCAACAGCCGGCGAAGTATTTATGAACTGGCTGCCCGGTGAGGTTGGATTGATACTGGTTGTTGTGGCGGCCATTGCAGCGTTTGCTTCCACAGCCAATGCGGGGATTATGTCGGCCGCCCGATATCCTTTGGCGATGGGCCGCGACCAGCTGATTCCAAAAGTATTTTCGGAGCTGGGGCGTTTTGGAACACCAACCGTCGCAACGCTGTCTACCGTTGGGGCGATGCTTCTTTTGATTCTTCTTTTTAATGTAGAATCGGTAGCAAAACTCGCAAGTGCATTTCAGCTGATGTTATTTGGGATTTTGAATGTTTGCGTAATCGTTATGAGAGAGAGCGAAATTGAGGGATACGATCCCGGGTTTAAATCTCCCTGGTATCCATATATGCAAATTGCCGGCCTGTTTATTTCAGGTTTTCTGATTGCGGAGATGGGATTTCTGTCGATCGCATTTACTCTTGTGATCGCAACGGTTAGTGTTATTTGGTACTTCAGTTATGCACAAGACAAAGTGGTTAGAGAGGGTGCGATCTATCACGTTCATGCACGACTGGGCAAATATCAATATGAAGGACTCGAAAGAGAGATGCGTGGCATCATGCGGGAAAAAGGCCTTCGAAAAGAAGATCCGTATGAGAAGGCTATCGGGCATTCTCTTGTATTCGATTTAGTAGATCCGATTAGCGTTTCCTCTGTCACAGATATGGTTTGTTCGATGATGGCGGAACGGGCCGATATCTCAAAAAAATCACTGGTGGATATGTTTTCACAGAATACTGATGACAACATTATTTCTGTTGGCAACTCAACTGCACTGAAACATGTTCGCATTGATAGTGATATTGATACAGAAGTTGCTCTGATTCGTCTTCAAAATGGTTTAGATACCGAAAATGATGCGAAGGAAAACAATAAAATTCATTGCCTGATCTACCTCGTCAGTTCAACCGAAAAGTCAGGTCAGCATCTGCGAATTCTGGCGCATCTTGCTGAAATGATTGACAATCCCGATTTCAAAAAACGATGGCTTAAAGCCAAAGATGAAGTAGAACTGCGCGAAATTCTTTTACGGGATGAACGGTTTATTAACATCACAGTGAAGAAGAATTCCAAGACGGAAACAATAATCGGTAAACAGGTGAAAGAGTTAGACGTTCTGCTGCCCGGTGAAAGCCTGATAACGATGATAAAGCGGAAAGGTGAACTAATTTTTCCCCATGGAAATACTGTGTTTCAAGAAAATGACGAGCTTTCCATTATTGGTGAGAAAGAAGATATAGAAGAGATTAAAAGACATACTGAATTAGGGCAGGATAACCGCAGAAGCATGGAATAG
- the hisS gene encoding histidine--tRNA ligase codes for MAQPKYTTHLGMVDILPDDVRKWQYLENLIHEEAEKFNFEEIRTPIMEQTELIVRGVGQLTDIVSKEIFAFSRGDDNYVLRPELTAPVVRSFVEHHLEQRGGSQKLYYIGPMFRAERPQKGRQRQFHQFGAEVLGSDDPIADVEIIAFMVHIYKKVGITNTSLKLNSIGDPESREAYKQALKDHLKPNYEKLSDVSKKRFEKNPLRILDSKEEEDQPFIESAPLITEYLNEESLNHYEKVKEYLNDLEIPFEEDPHLVRGMDYYTKTAFELISPDLGAQDALAGGGRYDLLVEEIGGPKTAAVGFAAGMERLFIACEELGIELGTEKSVDVYIVTLGDAARKWGLSHLPKLRAQGLSATMDYKGRSMKAQMKDADRENARYAIIVGDHELESEKFTFRDMKESEEEALSMDEIFKQLLTR; via the coding sequence ATGGCTCAGCCAAAATATACAACCCACCTCGGTATGGTGGATATTCTGCCCGATGACGTTCGCAAATGGCAATATCTTGAAAACCTGATTCATGAGGAGGCGGAAAAATTCAACTTCGAAGAGATTCGAACGCCCATCATGGAGCAGACCGAACTGATTGTCCGCGGCGTGGGTCAGCTGACAGACATCGTATCAAAAGAGATTTTTGCATTTAGCCGTGGGGATGACAATTACGTGTTGCGGCCCGAGTTGACCGCGCCGGTTGTTCGCTCGTTTGTGGAACATCACTTGGAACAGCGCGGTGGATCGCAGAAACTGTATTACATTGGACCGATGTTTCGTGCCGAGCGTCCCCAAAAAGGCCGGCAGCGTCAGTTCCACCAGTTCGGCGCTGAAGTGCTGGGAAGCGACGACCCGATTGCGGATGTTGAGATCATCGCCTTTATGGTTCACATCTACAAGAAAGTGGGAATCACAAATACCTCGCTGAAACTGAATTCCATCGGCGATCCTGAAAGTCGTGAGGCTTATAAACAAGCATTGAAAGATCACCTCAAACCGAATTATGAGAAACTGAGTGACGTCTCCAAAAAACGGTTTGAGAAAAATCCGCTTCGCATTCTTGATTCAAAAGAGGAGGAAGATCAGCCGTTTATTGAATCGGCTCCTCTGATTACAGAATATTTGAATGAAGAATCTTTGAACCACTATGAAAAGGTAAAAGAGTATTTGAATGATCTGGAGATTCCGTTTGAGGAAGATCCGCACCTGGTTCGCGGGATGGATTATTACACGAAAACGGCATTTGAACTGATCAGCCCTGATTTGGGTGCGCAGGATGCTTTGGCCGGCGGCGGTCGGTACGATCTGCTGGTTGAAGAGATCGGCGGACCGAAAACTGCGGCCGTCGGTTTTGCAGCGGGAATGGAACGCTTGTTTATTGCGTGCGAAGAGTTGGGAATTGAACTTGGTACCGAGAAGTCGGTAGATGTTTATATCGTTACGCTGGGTGATGCCGCAAGAAAGTGGGGATTGAGTCACCTGCCAAAACTTCGTGCTCAGGGTCTATCCGCAACCATGGATTACAAAGGCCGTTCGATGAAAGCCCAGATGAAAGACGCGGATCGTGAAAATGCCCGGTATGCGATTATCGTGGGAGATCACGAACTGGAGAGTGAGAAATTCACTTTCCGTGATATGAAAGAGAGCGAGGAAGAAGCCCTTTCTATGGATGAGATTTTTAAACAGTTACTCACGAGGTAA